A genome region from Triticum aestivum cultivar Chinese Spring chromosome 2B, IWGSC CS RefSeq v2.1, whole genome shotgun sequence includes the following:
- the LOC123045103 gene encoding CSC1-like protein At4g02900, translating into MGSLNDIGVAAGINILSAVGFLLVFAVVRIQPINDRVYFPKWYLKGTRSSPRHIGNVLSKFVNADVSTYLRFLNWMPAALKMPEPELIEHAGLDSAVYVRIYLLGLKIFVPITVLAFAVLVPVNWTSATLGDDEEGLSYDQIDKLSISNLGQGSKRFWVHIGMAYVFTFWTFYVLYHEYKVITTMRLHFLANQNRRPDQFTVLVRNIPADPDETVGEHVEHFFAVNHREHYLSHQVVYNANTLASLVEKKKGLQNWLVYYENQHAKNPEKELIIKTGLWGLWGEKVDALQHYKTTIEELCKQEDEERQKVISDPKAIMPAAFVSFNSQWGAAVCAQTQQTSNPTVWLTEWAPEPRDVYWPNLAIPFVELSIRRLIMAVALFFLTFFFMVPIALVQSVANLDDIERVLPFLKPIIERNGPRSVIQGFLPGIALKIFLIFLPTILMAMSKIEGHVSLSGLERRTASKYFLFIFVNVFLGSVVAGTAFQQLNSFIHQSTNKIPETIGESIPMKATFFITYIMVDGWAGIAAEVLRLKPLIMFHIKNTFLVRTEQDREQAMDPGSLEFGSTEPRIQLYFLLGLVYAVVTPIILPFIIVFFGLAYLVFRHQIINVYNQQYESGAQFWPDVHGRIVTALVISQILLIGLLSTQEAEQSTVALLPLPILTIWFHYVCKGRFEPAYIKFPLQEAMVKDTLQRANDPTLNLREYLKGAYVHPVFRSGDMYELLAMDEEENPHLVATKRRSRMTTPVDSKFNSSSGTNEGEFSQLRPS; encoded by the exons ATGGGCTCCCTCAACGACATTGGTGTTGCCGCGGGAATAAACATATTATCCGCAGTGGGTTTTCTTCTCGTGTTCGCAGTTGTTAGGATACAGCCTATTAATGATCGGGTATACTTTCCGAAATGGTACCTTAAAGGGACAAGAAGCAGCCCAAGGCACATCGGAAATGTCTTGTCAAAATTTGTGAATGCCGATGTGTCAACATATCTTCGGTTTCTCAATTGGATGCCCGCCGCGCTTAAAATGCCAGAGCCTGAGTTAATTGAGCATGCAGGACTAGACTCCGCGGTATATGTCCGCATCTATCTTCTCGG TTTAAAAATATTTGTGCCAATTACTGTGTTGGCATTTGCTGTCCTAGTTCCTGTCAATTGGACCAGTGCGACTTTGGGAGATGATGAAGAGGGTCTAAGTTATGATCAAATTGACAAGCTTTCAATATCGAATCTTGGTCAAGGTTCAAAAAG GTTTTGGGTACACATTGGAATGGCCTATGTGTTTACCTTTTGGACATTCTACGTGTTGTATCATGAATATAAGGTTATAACAACTATGAGATTGCACTTTCTTGCCAATCAAAATCGTCGACCCGACCAATTCACG GTACTTGTGAGAAATATACCAGCTGACCCAGACGAAACAGTTGGTGAGCATGTTGAGCACTTCTTTGCTGTGAATCATCGCGAACATTATCTCAGCCACCAG GTTGTATACAACGCAAACACCCTTGCCAGTTTGGTTGAGAAGAAGAAAGGCTTGCAAAACTGGCTGGTCTACTACgaaaaccagcacgctaagaaccCTGAAAAGGAGCTGATTATTAAG ACAGGACTGTGGGGTCTTTGGGGGGAAAAGGTGGATGCATTACAACACTACAAGACAACAATCGAGGAGCTATGTAAACAG GAGGATGAGGAGAGGCAGAAGGTGATTAGTGATCCTAAGGCTATAATGCCAGCAGCATTTGTGTCTTTCAATAGTCAGTGGGGGGCTGCTGTTTGTGCACAAACACAGCAGACCAGTAACCCAACGGTGTGGTTGACTGAGTGGGCTCCGGAACCTCGGGATGTTTACTGGCCTAATCTTGCCATCCCTTTTGTCGAGCTCTCGATCAGGAGGCTTATCATGGCAGTTGCGCTCTTTTTCCTGACATTTTTCTTCATGGTCCCAATTGCGCTCGTCCAATCCGTGGCCAATCTAGACGATATTGAGCGGGTGCTTCCTTTCTTGAAACCTATAATAGAGAG AAATGGTCCAAGGTCAGTCATACAAGGTTTCTTGCCAGGAATCGCATTGAAAATCTTCCTTATATTTCTGCCAACAATTCTCATGGCCATGAGCAAGATTGAAGGCCACGTATCACTCTCTGGATTGGAGAGGAGGACAGCATCAAAATACTTCCTGTTTATTTTCGTCAACGTATTCTTGGGAAGTGTAGTAGCTGGAACAGCGTTCCAGCAGCTTAACAGTTTTATCCATCAGTCCACTAACAA AATTCCAGAGACCATTGGAGAATCCATTCCCATGAAAGCGACTTTTTTCATCACCTACATTATGGTGGATGGATGGGCAGGCATTGCCGCAGAAGTTCTTAGGTTGAAGCCGTTGATCATGTTCCACATAAAGAACACATTCCTGGTCAGAACCGAGCAGGATCGCGAGCAGGCCATGGACCCTGGGAGCTTGGAGTTTGGAAGCACCGAGCCGCGGATTCAGCTCTACTTCCTCCTAGGGCTTGTATATGCTGTTGTGACACCCATCATTCTTCCTTTCATCATAGTCTTCTTCGGTCTGGCCTATCTTGTTTTCAGACACCAG ATCATCAATGTCTATAACCAGCAATACGAGAGTGGCGCGCAATTCTGGCCAGACGTACATGGACGAATCGTCACCGCGTTAGTCATATCGCAGATCCTGCTGATAGGACTGCTGAGCACACAGGAAGCAGAGCAGTCCACTGtcgctcttcttcctcttcctatccTGACCATATGGTTTCACTACGTCTGCAAGGGCCGGTTCGAGCCGGCATACATAAAATTCCCCTTGCAG GAGGCCATGGTGAAGGACACGCTGCAACGGGCAAACGACCCGACGCTGAACCTGAGAGAGTACCTCAAGGGCGCATACGTGCACCCGGTCTTCCGCAGCGGTGACATGTATGAGCTCTTGGCCATGGATGAAGAGGAGAACCCCCACCTCGTCGCCACCAAGCGGCGGTCTCGGATGACCACGCCGGTGGACAGCAAGTTCAATTCCAGCTCTGGCACCAACGAAGGAGAGTTCAGCCAGCTGCGTCCTAGCTGA